A genomic stretch from Spongiibacter nanhainus includes:
- a CDS encoding TetR/AcrR family transcriptional regulator, whose amino-acid sequence MARVRNKAATREAILEAARQVLATSGPDALSLSKVANLAGINRGTAYQHFETRDELVKASVESVGQYMSSCIFGDIELDEDGHWSGSDERPVDEVVSRLVNFAVENPVLCRIWLFEVLSSENPSDDQFFRQFKESTQELSESTSAKPGIDVEALSVMMLAGYFVWPLWVDAHANTKRQRREMADRMRHEVVRLLLNGVLEGSDFPHLQRSLEQIRKTREETSDSI is encoded by the coding sequence GTGGCGCGGGTAAGAAACAAAGCTGCAACCAGAGAAGCCATTCTAGAAGCGGCCAGACAGGTCCTGGCGACCTCCGGACCAGACGCACTGAGTTTATCCAAAGTAGCAAACCTCGCCGGTATCAATCGCGGTACAGCCTATCAGCATTTTGAAACCCGGGACGAGCTGGTCAAAGCGTCGGTGGAGTCTGTCGGGCAGTATATGTCGTCCTGCATATTTGGTGACATTGAATTGGACGAGGATGGACATTGGTCGGGGAGCGATGAGCGACCCGTTGATGAGGTGGTCAGCCGTCTGGTGAATTTCGCGGTGGAAAACCCGGTATTGTGCCGGATTTGGTTGTTCGAGGTGCTTTCCTCGGAAAACCCCAGCGATGACCAGTTTTTTCGCCAGTTTAAAGAATCGACCCAAGAGCTGTCTGAGTCCACATCAGCCAAGCCCGGCATTGATGTGGAAGCATTGTCGGTGATGATGTTGGCGGGGTATTTTGTGTGGCCGCTGTGGGTGGATGCCCATGCCAATACCAAGCGTCAGCGCCGGGAAATGGCGGATCGTATGCGCCACGAAGTCGTGCGGCTACTGTTAAACGGCGTGCTTGAGGGCAGCGATTTTCCTCACTTACAGCGCTCGTTGGAACAAATCCGCAAAACCCGGGAAGAAACTAGCGATTCGATTTAA
- a CDS encoding TetR/AcrR family transcriptional regulator, with amino-acid sequence MAQNKILRPHYSTTTDARVLQTREALRTAFLKLLDEKSLEEITIRQITNVAGIGYTTFFRHHPGKEELLEEIASEEISRLIELAIEALGSSDTHGAATAMCSYIWDHRTLWSTLLTGGAASRLREEFIRLAREVAASWNREPNWLPAEVGVILVSSGTIELLAWWLGQKKPIPVEQVATIYERVLIDPVIKSNR; translated from the coding sequence ATGGCGCAAAATAAAATTCTACGGCCTCACTACTCCACCACCACCGATGCCCGCGTGTTGCAAACTCGAGAAGCCTTGCGCACCGCGTTTCTCAAATTACTCGACGAAAAGTCTTTGGAAGAGATCACCATCCGACAGATCACCAATGTCGCTGGCATCGGCTATACCACCTTTTTCCGTCATCACCCCGGTAAAGAAGAGCTGCTGGAGGAAATCGCCTCAGAGGAAATTAGTCGCTTAATTGAACTGGCCATCGAAGCACTGGGCTCCAGTGATACCCACGGTGCGGCCACCGCAATGTGCAGCTATATCTGGGACCATCGTACGCTGTGGTCGACGCTGCTTACCGGCGGTGCGGCCAGCCGATTGCGGGAGGAATTTATACGCCTTGCCAGGGAAGTCGCCGCATCGTGGAATAGAGAGCCAAATTGGCTACCGGCAGAGGTCGGGGTCATTCTGGTGTCCAGCGGCACGATCGAATTGCTGGCATGGTGGCTGGGCCAGAAAAAACCCATCCCGGTGGAGCAAGTCGCGACTATTTATGAGCGGGTGCTAATCGATCCGGTGATTAAATCGAATCGCTAG
- a CDS encoding GntR family transcriptional regulator, producing MVTQAQKNDLKAPLGREEGDESPLYLQLAKQLKRAILQGIFPVGARLPTEGDLGKQYGVSRHTVREALRVLRSDGLVTSKQGAGTTVAQPLDTESDIHQVMSINDLLAFAADVEFNIDDVGMQTLGSDLAAQTGLGQGEQWLRVSGLRLDRATGEPQCRTDYYIHRDYASVGRILPKHHGPVFPLLESLYGLRVVEVSQQVSAVLLNDDLAQALQAEPGSAALEVRRAYKAANGRVIQVTVNTHPASRFKHAMTMRRVRA from the coding sequence GTGGTTACGCAAGCACAGAAAAACGACCTTAAGGCTCCCCTTGGGCGGGAAGAGGGCGACGAAAGCCCGCTGTACCTGCAACTGGCCAAGCAACTGAAGCGAGCGATTCTTCAAGGCATCTTCCCTGTTGGGGCACGCTTACCCACCGAAGGCGATCTCGGCAAGCAGTACGGAGTGAGCCGCCATACCGTCAGGGAAGCGTTGCGGGTGCTGCGCAGCGACGGGCTGGTGACATCAAAGCAAGGGGCGGGGACCACCGTCGCGCAACCACTGGACACCGAATCCGATATTCACCAAGTGATGTCGATTAACGACCTGCTGGCCTTTGCCGCCGATGTGGAGTTCAACATCGATGATGTCGGGATGCAGACATTGGGCAGCGACTTGGCGGCGCAAACCGGCTTGGGGCAGGGTGAGCAGTGGTTGAGGGTTTCCGGTCTGCGACTGGATCGGGCAACCGGCGAGCCCCAGTGCCGAACCGATTACTATATTCACCGCGACTACGCCTCGGTAGGCCGGATACTGCCCAAGCACCACGGCCCTGTTTTCCCCCTATTGGAAAGTCTTTACGGCCTGCGGGTAGTGGAGGTCTCTCAACAAGTATCCGCCGTGCTATTGAACGACGACTTGGCCCAGGCCCTGCAGGCGGAGCCTGGCAGTGCAGCGCTTGAAGTCCGCCGGGCCTATAAAGCTGCAAATGGCAGGGTGATACAGGTCACGGTGAATACCCATCCCGCCTCCCGTTTCAAACACGCCATGACCATGCGACGGGTCAGAGCGTAA